The genome window gagtggaggggaggagagcccGGGGACCAGGCTGACTAACCCGGAAAGTGTCATGTGAGGGGAAGTCACCAAACGGGGTCACAGGGACTTTGGTAGCTCACTGAAGGAAGAGGGCCGTAATGAGGAGCCGAGAGGGCTTCCCCCATATGGAGTACACGCTGGTTAGAGGGGACCCCGTAACAATTTCCTCTGTGGTCCTTATCATACACGGAGTGGCCATAATGGCTTTAAAGTCGGGGCGCGGGCTGGTGGGCGGGGTGGGTGCCCGGCAGAGCAGTATCAGCCGGTTGGTTTGTGCAATGGGCAGAGCTACCAGGTGAACAGGCcggtgtgggcagagggctgacGGGCAGGCAGGTTAACCTGTGAGCTGTCAGGCAGGAGGAGAGCTGGTTGGTGGGGTGGAACCCGTgcttgtgtgtctgtctgtgtctgtggtgTAGGGGgtgacaggggtggggtgggtggaagCAGGTGGTAAAGCTCGGGGTGGAAGCATTACTGCGGTTTCCCCAGCTGCCCTCACACGCCCTCTCTTGGGGAGACCGTCCCCCTCTTGCTGTGCCTGGAGTGAAACCCGGAGGAACACAGCGGGGCGTAGGGGACTCGGGAAGGTGCCCAGAACGGGTCAGGGCCTCAGGCGGGccagggcagagagcaggccAGGTGTACTCCTGCAGGAGGGTGGCCTGGCCCTCCTGGCTGTGGACTCTGGCCCTTGCTGACCTCTGGGCGGGCAGCAGGCGGGTGGGACAGGGACAGGTGGGGTGGGCTGAGTCTCAGGGGCAGGTGGGACGCGCAGCAGGGCCCCTCCCCAGGTAAAAACAGAGCACTGTCACATACAAGTCCTTTATTGAATTCCATTGTAGACACACGTGCGTATAAACAGCTGTGGAAAGGGTGACGGCCTCAGGCGATGGGCAGCTACTAGAGGCTTCGGTAAGTCTTCATAATGTCAGTTATGAAGTCTCCTGAAAATTTCAATCAGTGCAGGGATGACAACAACAATGACTGCGACGAGGACACCAATTGTGACAAGGATGCCCAGGACCAGGGCCCAGATGTTCAGGCACTTGGCGGTGGACGCGTAGCTCTGCGCCCCGATCACGTCGCCCACCATCTTCCGGTCCCTAGACTGGGGgagaagagatggggaggggggcttGGAGCGGGTCCTGGGGAGACCCAGGTGCTATGACTGagctcctgccctggctggtcccTGCCCAGACCACCTCCACCTGCCCTTCAGCCAGATCAGGGGCCCTCCCCTCCCCGACCCTGGGCCAGAGCAGGACAGCGCCAGGTGGGCCCCTCCCTCACAGACTCCCAGCCTCTCCAGGGGTCTCagggctcctcctccccctgccctggccCCTCTGCTGGCCTCTCACCCCAACAGGAGTCAAGATTTCCTGAGCTATTCTGTTCTTTCTCCCAGAGCCTTGAGCCACATATTGGATCTGAGGGACATAATTTCTGGTGTTGTCAAGAGGGAACCCCTTAAAGTCTGCGGACAAAGCATGACCCCATGCACCCCATGCAGCCTCACTGCGAGCTCCACACACACACTAGGGCTCCCCAGTCCCAGGGGCCATCCGGGCAGGAGACCTCTGTGGCTCACACACACTTTCTGGAGAAGTCCCCCACGCACCCACCTTCACAGAGTAGGCGAAAGCCACGAAGCCCAGGCAGCAGGGGTTGAAGAAGAGCGCGTTGAACAGGGACCACACGATGTGGTCGGGCACGACCGTCTCGGTCTGGATGTTGACCACGGTGGACATCACGGGTCCCGAGTTCTGGGGCGCCCCCAGGATGGCCACTTCGTGTTCCTCTCTGTTCATCTCTGGCTTTGGGGAGCAGGTGCTGGCTGCTTCTAGTGAAGACGGTGGGAGCTTCCTGACGCGGAGACCCGAGCGGTGTGTTTCCGTTGCTGGGACAGTGCTCAGGGCTCCTCCCTCTCCAGCATAGTTTTGATTTCTCAAAAGTTTCTGTTTCCTGAGGTTTTGAACACTGGCAATTTGCCTGGACCCTAGCAGGCTGGAAGAACTAACTGAGTGTCAGGTTACAAGGAAGGGAGTGAGGGGAAAAGCCTGTTGTCTAACAGTGTGTTTTCAATCCCTGGCACCCAAGTCAGGGATATCTGCTCATTCAGGGCTGTGGGGGCCCTGGAGTCACCCCGTCCTTCCCACCCCAGGCCAAACCTGTGCAGGGGTCACTGTCCCCATGCAGGACCCTTCCTAGTTGTCACACAGACCCCACACTCCAGCCCCAGAGGCAGtgccagcccacagcccacccctcccctgtcccaGGCCTCTTCTCCACAGTCCGCAATCCACATGGGGTGGGGTGCCCCCTGGCTGCACCCCAAGACCCAAGAAACCCTGCTGTCTGTCCCATGGGAGCCTGGGAGCCCTATCTGGAGGGGCCACTGCAAACCACGGCATGGGGCTTTAAGACGAGAGGAGGCAGGTGTGGTGGGAGAGGGTTGGACGTGTCCAGGGCGTTGGCCAGCAGCCTCGAAGCACAGGGACACATTTCACACCAGGAACGAGGCGATCAAGAAGGGTCGTGGGCGCCAGGGAAGCCTATGGGGGCGGTGGCGTGTGCCGAATGGGCCCGGGCGTTCTCGAAATCACCCACTTTGTCTTCCCGCCTCAGTGCACTCCATGGAAAGCCGTGGACACGAGTGTGGAGAGAGGGGTGTCACCTGCGGAGAAGCGGGTGCTGTGACTCAGTGGCAGTGGTCACCACCCTGCCCTCAGCACCCCCAAGCCCCTGAGAGACCCCAGGGCAGGGCCGCCTCCCCTCTCCCCGGCCCTCCCCACTGTCTTCTAAGGGGCCACACTCGGTGCCTGGCCCTCTCACTGCCAGCCTGGGGGTCCCCCCAGctgtctccccctcctctcagagCCTCCAGCTGGCTGAGCTCCATGGGGACACTGTGGCCCCCGAGACCCTGGAATGGGACCCGTTCCAGTAGAGAGTGTCCTCAGATTTTGAAGGCCTGGTAAGAAAAAAAGGTCTTTTTAGTAAGACCTAAAATTTTTCATCAATAATATCTTCTGAAACATGTTGAGATATTATTTTGGATACATTGCTCCCAATAAAATAgatcattaaaataaatcttaCCCGTGTCTGATTGTTTCTGTTTACTGTGGCTACTGGAATATTGAAAAGGGTGGGCCCCTCACAGACACGACACTCCCCGTGGAGGACCtgtggggcaggagaggggacCCGGTCCCTCCCACTGGCGTCCTTACGAGCCCAGGAGGAGGCGTCCGGTGAGGGTCGGGAGGGTCGCCGTGTGGACACGCACCCCCGTCTGCTCCCCGGGTGCCCAGTGGGACAGCTCTCTTCCAGTCGGGCTCCAGCCCCGGGTCCCTGCACAGCAGGAGGCAGGGGGGTCACACAGCGGCCGTCCCTGTCCCCAGCCCATGGGATCACTGGCGAGGTGGCGTATGTAAAGACCAGAGCCACGTGAGGGCTCAGGGTGTCTgagcctttctcttttcttatgttattcagcgagaggcggggaggcagcaGGACAGACTTCAGCATaagccctgaccagatccacccagcaagcccctacctgATGCTGCTgtcctgttgctcagcaactgagctattttagagcctgaggtaggccatggagccatcctcagtagcTGGGGCTACCATGCTTGACCatttgagccacggctgcaggagaagcggaaagagagagagagagagagagagagagagagagaaaggagaggaggaagagtggagtagcagataggcgcttctcctgtgtgccctggccaggaattgaacccaagactttcacatgctgggctgatgttctaccactgagccaactggccagggctttccaaGCCTTCTGTAATGGATTTCTAGGGGCCGATCACCAGAGAGGACAGAACAACTTGGTAACAGGTCTGACACCTCACATGGCTTTCTACTGGGCCCAGGACCTCAGACGGATGCTGCACGGGTGTATCTGGTGAGCACCGTCTGAGCAGAGTGATGAGCATGTGAAGTCCAGGCTCTggaatggcactgggcagcattTTAAGGAAAACACGGGACTGGACAGGGTCTCTCTCTGGCCAAGGGGAGGGCTAGATGGTGGAGTAGAGGCCAGGGTGAGGTGGGTGAGGGGTACACAGGGAGTGGCCAAGGCCCATGTGGACCAGGGCACCCCTAGAAGAACTGGCGGGTGCAGTGCGAGCATGCAGACCCCGGGGTCACAGGTACTCGTGCCAGGACAGCCACACGGCAGGACCGTGGGGCCAGCCCTCTCCCCTCACCAGTGTGGGCTGCTCACCTGTCCCTGCGCCTCAGttgggtgctgggggtgggggtgcaggagtCCTCTCAGCCGTTCAGAGCTTGCTGGAGAGGAGTCGCAACCAGGCACCAGCAGGGACTCTGCCTTTCTGACCTTCAGCTGAGGGCAGAGACTTGGGACATTCCTTCCGCGGTgggggggggacggggggggggacaGTGTCCAAGCTTTCATGACCAGATGTCTGAATGAGGCCAGCGGTCACTGCTGCTGTCCCCCAGCGCCTGTGGCTCTCCTGAGTGGGTTGCTGGGTCCATCTGCCCGCCCCCTTGAATCTGGTCATATGCTGGGGGCTCACTGAGCTGTCTTCCTAGCGCCAGGTCCACGCCTGATGGTAGGGAGGAGTGTCCCCACGGTGACCTTCCCAGATGTGGTGGTCAGGGCTGCGGTGGCGGCCTGAACTCGCCCGCCCCGTTGCTGTTTCCTTTCTGGGGCCTCCTCAGCTCAGAGCTCTGAGCCGCTTCccatgttctccaaaccccccgGCGGAGCGTGGGCGGCTGCAGACGCACAACAACCACCGTGAATCACTGCTCCCAGCGTTTCTTCTGGCGGCTGCCTGGTGTGTTCAGACGTTGCTGTTGGGTAATTGTTAACTTTCCTCAGTGTGACACTTAAGAAATGTACAGCAAAGTGCCTACATCATAACCCTAGTGCCTCAGGAATCGCTAAGACGCAACATCTGCGAAATGACCCACGAGGTCAAACATTAGTGCGCTGCCCGCTCCGCGGAAGGCAGCCGCCCACCCCCCAGGGTGcgagcccctcccccagggcgTCACCACCCTCCTGGCTGTATGCTGACCGCATCCCCGAATTTCTCCTCCGGCGTGTTCACCCCCAGGCCTGTGTCTCCTGGACCTGAGTGTAAAGTGAAACAGGACATGGTTTATTTTCGCTTGATTTCAGCGAAAGTCATGACCCACGTGTCTTGCGCTGAGTTCCCTCACTCGGAGGCACGGCCGGGACTGACGCAGACTCCACTCACTGGATCCATCACTCACTGTGTCCACTCTGCAAGGGCTCATCTGCGCGACAGTGACCGTTACTGCCGAGGACAGAGCGTACCTTGGAGCAAGACTGTGCCGAGAACATCCGTGCCCCCGCCtcccctgatgggggtgggatgCGGTTCTGTGGGATGAGAACCGGGTCAGGTCGTGTGTCCACACCCCCGAGAACCCGACCGGGTTGTTCTCTGCAGTGGTCATTGCCACGTCTTCCTGCACGGGTCCTGTGTTGGGGACGAGGACTCCAGCCACTTCGCCAATCAACTCACTGAAGAAAGGGCCCCTTTCCTCTGTCCGATGGGCACTTGCTGGCTACAGGGACAGCCACTGTTTGTCCGTGAACGTTGTGGCAGCCTCTCCAGACTCGTACTGATTCTAATAACCCCTCTGCTCTGCTGTTTCTTATTATCTCATCTAAAAGCATGGCTACTCCACAGTCTTTCCCGGTTACCTCAGTGGTTCCCTATAAATTATAATGTAACCCTGAGATTTCTCTGCATCTGGACCATCAGGCACTTGACCTGCCCCACGAGGCCCCAGGACCTTGGACCATCAGTCCCACTCACTGCCCACGGACTGTGTCCTGGTGGCCgagtgtgtgtgttcttttttacTGCCTTACACATGGAGACGTCATTGTCGTTGTTGGGTGCGGCTGAGAGTTGTGTCACTGGGCACTGGAAACCCCACTCCTCGTCCCCTCTGTGTGAGGGGTGTGTATCCGCACCCCCTTCGAGGGGCTCGCTGGTGACCTGAGCCCCTCCGTTCTCTTTCCCTAAAAACATCGTTATTCTGCCTTCATTCCTGAATAGCGTTTTCACTGGCTGTGCGATTTCTGGGGGACTGTGGTGACATCATTCACTAAGTCCACTGTGGCTGTGACATCAGCTGCCAAAGAAGTGTCAGCCTTTCTGGGAAACCTGTGCTGTGGTCAGGCGGTTACTCGTTCTGTTTGCAGCCTGGTTCCTGTAGTTCTACCACCAGTGCTGGTGTGGACTCACCCTTTCCTCTGGTAGAGACTTCTCAGGCTTCTGAGATCTGGGAGTTAATGTCTCCCAACAGTTTTGGTATATATTCCcatcctatatatatattttttcttttattctatgtttttaagtgttttatgtattgattttagcgagagagaaatggagagagagagagagagagagagaggaacctcagtctgttcctgtgtgtgccgaCTGGGGAGGGAACAGCCATCCCCACGCTTCTGGACGAGGCTCCGACCAACGGGGGCCATCGCCAGCACTCATCCAGTGTACGTTCCACTACAGATTCTCTATCACTCTTCACTCCCTCTCCTTCTAGAACGTTGTCCCTCTTTCTGCCATATTTGTCAGGCATCTGTTGTCACTGTGCTTCTGTCTGAAAGGTGTCTTCTCACTTGTCTTCCCCACGCGGGGCCCGGACACCGCAGCTCCAGAAGAAGACCCCGGGGATCTGCGTGCACCTGTCTGGCTAATTCCTGCTCAGTTCTGCGATGCcacttttttcttctgattttacttgttttgagagaagaaagagagaaagtggtaGGGAGGAGCCAGACACATCAAGTCCTTGTTGCTTCCCGTCtgcgccttgaccgggcaagcccggggtacCGAACGGGCTAGCTCTGCACTCCAAGCCCACATTCCGTCCGCTGTGCCAGGCCCGGTGCGGCTGCCGTGCCCCCTAGGCACCCCTTCCCGGCTGCACTGTGGAAGTTCACGGTGTGTCTGTGACAGGCTCTCAGCGCAGCTCCTTGGTTGCCTGGAAATGCCTGTGCCCTGAGTTTCTGTTGCCTGTTTCTCCTACGGACCCTCAGCCTCGGGTTCTTGTGACTTTGGGTGCCGGGGGCGCTCAGGTGGTTGCTGGCCGGTGACACCGCCCCAGACGGGGCCCTCCGTGTTCTGGAAACACTTGACTCCCCCAAACCCTCTTCCCGAGACTGAGACGCCCCCCCATTTCTGGGTGTTTTCTCCTATTGTATCTCCTGCTGGATCTCTGTCCTTAAACTCGTACTCATTGTCACAATTCCTTTATTAACCTTAATCTGTCCTAGTTCTCATAGTTACCTTTGCTATACTCCCTGTTTCCCATTTATTTGTTCACGGATGAATTGTTTTTATGACTTTTATAAAGAGTGGTATTCTTTTATGTATCCAACAAGGATTCCTGAACGTAGCCTCTGTGGCAAGCAGTGCTCTGGGGTGTGAATGCCCAGCTGGTCCGGGGTGCGTGGGTTCACTCTCAGGACCAGCCCGTGGGACCCCCGTGCGTGTTCCCCTAGGGCTCCGGCCCCAGACCCCACTGCTCCTGGACTTCCTCCCCCTGTCCTCCTGCCCCTGCCACCGGCTGGCTGCCTCAGAACCTGCTGGGCCTTCCTGCAGCAGCCCTGCCTTCACCCAGGCAACTCTGCTCCTCCCTTGCTGTGGGAGGAGTTTGTTCCTAAGACAGTGGTTCCCTTTCTCTTTGGTGGCTTCTCGGGCCTTTCAGTTTCTACTGAAAAGCAAGTATACGGCAGGAACACATCCTGAGTCTTCCACTCACATCTGAACGACAACTCGGCTGGATAATACTAGATGTTTCCTTTCAAGGGCTTTGAAACACCACCTGATGGGCTTGCAGGGTTTGTGAGAAGTCGGGCACCACGGGACTCGTCTCCCTTGCGGGTGATCTGTTCTGGGAGCTCTTTCTAGGCACTCCTAAACTTCCCTGCGGCTGGTCTGTGTGTGGGCCGCCCCGTTGGGTCTTTCCATCCGAAGCCCTTCTGCCTCTAACCCTGGGAAATTGCGCCTCTGATTCTTCAAGTATTTCCTGTGCTCCGGCTGCGTCTCTTTCCTTCCGTTCTAGAGCAGGTCTCTGAGCTCGTGTGCACTTCCCGTCTCTGTTCTCCCGGGTGGGACTCCTGGGCGGGATCAGCACTGACCCTGCCACACGCGAGTCAGCCCTGGGGCGGGGTCCCTCGCCATCTATAGTTCCGGTCATCCCAGGACCAGAAATCCAGGAGCCGGAAATTCCAGGACGGGCCCTGTGCACCCAGCACTCCTCTACAGGCCTCACGCAAACCAGCCGACTCAGCCTCACCCGCAGCCCGGCCGGCGCTGCCTGTTCCAGGTTTTAGAGCTGGAAATGGAGGCACGGAGATGCTGGCCCCCGGTCCCGCCTCGCACCGCCGAGAAGCTGCAGAGCAGGGATTTGGCACCAAGGCCGGCGGGCTCCAGAGTCTGTCCTCAGCCACCGTCCCCTTTCGTGTATTTTTCAACACCCCCACCTCAGTTTTTCTCTAGCTTTGTATTCTGAAGCAAACTGGGACCTCGGAAGAAATTGCGAGACGGTCCAGGGACTTCTGGGACCCTCACCCAGAATTTCCTGTTGCTGTCTTCCCCACAGCACCGTGGCCCAGACCAGGACTTGACCCCGATGCAGAAGTGGGTCACCCCTGAGCACGTGACTCAACTCCCCAGCGTTTTCCCTGGTGTCCTGTCCCTTACTGTCCGTCGTCCAGTCCTTCCTGGTTTCCGGATGACAGCACACTGGACAGTAGCCATCAGTTACTTTGTAGAAGAGCCCTGGGTTTGTTCTGGGGATGGATTGAGGTTACTCACTTTTGGCAACAATGTTGCAGAAATGATGTCCTATGGTGGATGTCACCACATTGACCTTCAGGACTGGGATGTGACCCTAATCACGGGGCAGGGAGGTGTCTGTGGGCTGAAGCATCACTGTTTTCCTGGTACAACATGCAGATACCTCGAGACTATGCAAAACATGTGTCTCCCCGAATTTTGACCCACAAATTCAGCCCATCAGTGGGTCTTCCTAAGGATCATTCTGGTGCCACTGGCCTGGTGGTGACGTTCcgtttccctcttccctccctcattGACCAGTTCTGTTCTACCATGACGACGAGCTGTCCCTTCTGTCCACGTGTGTGTAATCAGCTACTGATTTAGATCAGGGAGGATGTTGATTCCCCTCTCTGGCTAACTGCCCAGCACGCTCATGGGGCTGCTGCCCCAGGTGTTTCTGATGTGACTGTCAGGAGTCCCTGCAGCATGGCTGCCGTGTTCTTCCAGCAGCCCTGTCCGGTGTTCTTTGTCTGTTGGGCTATTTATTCCTTACCTTCTGGGACCACAAGCGCCTCCAGGCTCATTCCAGCCATTTCTCCCTGGACCCCTGGTCTCTTTTTGGCAGAAGGTCTTAGGGACCGAGCCCCGGGCCATGAAGGGCTCCTTGCCCTGGGCTATGGAAGCCTCCCGGCCCCTCCACAGAGGGGGATGGGACATATATGCAGGTATGCTCCCCCCCCAGGTGTgtatttctgttcctgtctgtatctaCATGGAAAACCATGGCTCCCTACGGCCCCTGGGGGGCCTACCTAACCCTGCAGGCTCCgtgctgcctcccctcccctcagtgCTCACTGCTGTCTCAACAGTGAGCAGTCCAGGTCGAATGTGCAAAGAGGCATGCATGCTTCTGTCCAGTTCTCACATGAGATAAGGGCGGGCAGGACCCCTCAGTaaaggcaccccccccccacgtGCTCAGACCTCAGCTCTGCCTCCTCCAGTGGTTGCCGTTTCCTGGCTGACCATCCTCTGCCTCTCCGGGAGCCCTTTCCTCTCTAAGCGGGTTCATCTGTTAGGCTGCGTCTCAACTTGAACTCTTTTCGGGAGGCCTTCTTTTAAACTGTGGTTCCGATCTGCTGTGTGCTTCCTGATCAGAACCCAGCCTGCTTATCTACAAGTCCATCTGTGCCCTGAGCTCAGCCCTGGACTTCCGGCTCCCCTCCTGGGCAGAGTCCCTGCCTGGGCAGCGCCTAGGATTTCATGCGGTTTGGGCACAACCTGCAAATGTGATCTGGCTCCTGGTGCGTGCTCATCTCTTTAATGATATTGATCAAGCTTTTTAGTGTCATGGGCCCACCTGGTGTGGATTCAGTGCCCCTGTGAATTCTGTTGactgttttgggtgttttttttcttttctttaaaggcTCCCTCCACTCTGGTCCTGGGAGGAGAGATGGTGGGAGTGACCATATTAAGGTACTGGTGTGGGGGGGTGGTAGTGACACTTTCTGCAGCCAATCCAGACAGTTGCACAGGGCTGGCACCTTCCTCACCAAGCTATTTGTGGGAGGTCTGGGCACAGGGATCTCAGGGCACCCAGTCCCTCCACATGGAGGTTTTTCTGTGGGAGGGAGCAGCAGCTTAATCTGTTCTGTCATTTGAAGTGAGCAGAGTGactcctcctgtctctcccttctccctggggTGCCCTTAGCGCCCACTGCTGGGGAGTCCTGGGATTTTGCCTGAAGATctctgagaagcagagagatccgttttcttttttacagagacagtgagtcagagggatagacagggacagacaggaacggagagataagaagcatcaatcattagtttttcgttgcacattctgataccttagttgttcattgattgctttctcatacgtgccttgaccgcgggccttcagccgaccgaataaccccttgctggagccagcgaccttaggttcaagctggtgggcattttgctctaaccagatgagcctgtgctcaagctggcgacctcggggtcttgaacctgggtcctctgcatcccagtctgaggctctatccactgcgccaccgcctggtcaagcgagAGATCCGTTTTCTAAATAGCAAGCGTTGATCTGGTGGTGttaaaatttactcattttagtaACTCTGggtcttttaattaatttatttattttaaagattttatttattgattttacagaggggtggggaagggaaatgagaagcagttgcttcactctagttgtttaCTGGTTGCTTGTCGTAAGTttcttgactgggaaagcccgggtttcaaactggcgacctcagcattccaggttggtgctctatccactgcaccaccacaggtccaggCACTCTGGGTCTTTTCAAAGGAGAGGCTCAGGGCAGCTGATTTACCTTAACCCTGGAGGCTGCAAGACCCACAGACCAAGGGGGGAAAACCCGGCAGAAAGCGGTGAGGGGCCCAGCCCCTCCCTTCCGCTCCAGGCAGAGCCACAGAAGACCTTGAGAAAGAGGCTGTGAAACAAACAGCCTTTTCTGGTGGTCAAAACACAGCCTCGAGCGTGTGCTCGTCGGACCCAATGCCAGGAACCAGGGAAGCTGCAAAGCCGGGGCCCTGTCTGGGCAGCTCCCCAGGGCGGGTCCATCTGCATCCCGTCCCCTGGGAGCCTGGCAGCGGGCCAGTGCGGAGCCCGAAGTCACGTGGGCGCTTAATCAGAAACAGGGACTGAGCTCCGCTCTCCCTGGCAGCCTGCCGTTTCCCTTGTTTGGGATGGGTGTCCTTCCTAGTACGTGAACTTTTTGGACTTGAATTTAAGAATTTTAAGCCCTGgttagctggctcagtggtaagtgtcggctgggcatgtggaagtcccaggtttgattcttggtcagggcacacaggagccgcaaccgtctgcttctccacacctcaccccccctcttctcctcccgcagccacagATCTAAGGgcttaagcaagttggcccctgagctctgaggatggctccatggccccacttcaggtgctaaagtagctgagctgctgagcaatggagctgcggccccagatggacagagcatcacttggtagggggcttgcttggCGGATCCCTGTctgggcgcag of Saccopteryx bilineata isolate mSacBil1 chromosome 1, mSacBil1_pri_phased_curated, whole genome shotgun sequence contains these proteins:
- the LOC136319126 gene encoding interferon-induced transmembrane protein 3-like; the encoded protein is MNREEHEVAILGAPQNSGPVMSTVVNIQTETVVPDHIVWSLFNALFFNPCCLGFVAFAYSVKSRDRKMVGDVIGAQSYASTAKCLNIWALVLGILVTIGVLVAVIVVVIPALIEIFRRLHN